A window of Micromonospora eburnea genomic DNA:
CACCGCCGCAGCGGGGTGGTCGCATGAGCAGGCAGGGTGCCGCCGGCGTGGTCGACACGCCGGCGGCTGCACCGCCGGGGCGTACCCGAAAAGGGGCTCGGCGGACGCTGCGCGTCCGGCTGGCCCGCGACTGGCCGCTGCTGGCGATGACCGCCCCGGCCGCGGCGCTGCTGCTGGTCTTCCACTACCTGCCCACGCTGGGCAACGTCATCGCCTTCCAGGACTACAACCCGTTCATCGGTGACGGCCCGCTCGACGCGTTCCTGCACAGCGAATGGATCGGCTTCGGCAACTTCGAGGCGCTCTTCAGCGACCCGCTGTTCTGGGACGCGGTCCGTAACACCCTCACCATCACCGCGTTCCAACTGGTCTTCTTCTTCCCGCTACCGATCCTGCTGGCGATCCTGCTCAACAGCCTGGTCTCCGGCCGGGTGCGCGGCTTCGTGCAGAGCGTCGTCTACCTGCCGCACTTCTTCAGTTGGGTGCTGGTGGTGACGTTCTTCGTGCAGATGCTCGGTGGTGCCGGGCTGCTCGCCCAGGAGATGCGCCAGGCCGGGCTGGAGCCCTGGAACGTGATGACCAATCCGGACGGTTTCATCGTGCTGGTCACCGCGGAGGCGGTCTGGAAGGACCTCGGTTGGGGCGCCATCGTCTTCCTCGCCGCCCTCGCGGCGATCGACTCGAACCTGTACG
This region includes:
- a CDS encoding ABC transporter permease, with protein sequence MSRQGAAGVVDTPAAAPPGRTRKGARRTLRVRLARDWPLLAMTAPAAALLLVFHYLPTLGNVIAFQDYNPFIGDGPLDAFLHSEWIGFGNFEALFSDPLFWDAVRNTLTITAFQLVFFFPLPILLAILLNSLVSGRVRGFVQSVVYLPHFFSWVLVVTFFVQMLGGAGLLAQEMRQAGLEPWNVMTNPDGFIVLVTAEAVWKDLGWGAIVFLAALAAIDSNLYEAAAADGAGRWRRLWHITLPGLRPVIVLLLIMRLGDALSVGFEQFILQRDAVGRDAAEVLDTFVYYQAIATQQWGLGAAAGLFKAAVGLVLILTANRVAHRLGEQGVYSRS